CCGCCCTGCCGAGCGAGAAACAGCGGACGCTGACGTCCTTCGCGGAGGCGCTAGGCGACGCTCTGACGAAGCTGATGAGCTGGATCCTGTGGACGGCCCCGGTGGGCGTCTTCGGTCTCGCGGCGCCGGTCATCGCAAAGACCGGGACGGCGATGCTGCAGAACCTTGCCGTCTTCATCGTCGCCGTCGTGGTGGGCCTCTTCATCCTGAAGGGCCTCGTTCTCCTGCCCCTGGTCTGGTTCCTGGGCGGCGTACCGCCCTGGCGCTTCATCCCGGCGACCGTGGGCACGTACACCGTGGGCTTCACCACGACGACGTCGGTGGGGACGCTGCCGATGATGCTGCAGGAGGCGAAGAAGCTCGGCCTGTCCGAGCGCCAGTACACGCTGATCCTGCCGCTGGCGGCGTCGATCAACCGGCCCGGCAGCGCGCTGTTCCAGAGCGCGTCGCTCGTCTTCCTGGCCGCCATGTACGGGGTGCCGCTCGACGCGGGGATGATCGCCGCGGCGGTGCTGGCGATCTTCCTCGCCGCGATGACGGTCGCTCCGGTGCCCAGCGCCAGCATCGTGTCGCTTGCTCCGGCTCTGGACGTGGTGGGCGTGCCGCTGGCGGGACTCGCCATCCTCCTGGGGATCGACCGCGTGCCCGACGTCTTCCGCTCCGCAGCGAACGTCGTCTGCCACATGGGCGCCGCGACCACGGTCGACACGATGACTCGCGGCGACGGCGACGAACCGGCCGACGGAGCCGAGCAACCGCCGTTGCCCTAGACTGGGAATCCTGCCCGGATCATCTTGACCTCTACTCATCGCCTTGATGTCTACTGGAGGAGCCCCAAACACATGCGCACGAACTGCCGCAAAACGACGATCCTTCCGCTCACCGCCTTCTCCCTGCTCTCGCTCGGCGGAGCCGCCGGCGTGTCCGCCCAGAACCTCGAAGAGGACTTCGCCGCCGCCACGGCAGGTGCGACGGCGGCCGGACGGGCCGTCCTCTACAGTTGCGACATTCCGACGAACCGTGTCGGCTTCGGCTATCTACAGGAACGGCCTTCGGACGAAGGCGTCAAGGCGGTCGACATCTATCTCCGCCTGTACGCCAACACCGGCATCACGCGAGGCAAGCACGCGGTCCATATCCATGAAACCGCGTCGTGCAATCCATGTGGCACCGCGGGCGGGCACTTCGACCCCGGCCCCAACTCGAACACCAGCCCGGACGGCAACCACCCGTTCCACGCCGGTGACCTGACGAACATGACCCTGGACCGCCAGGGCCGCGGCTACCACATGGTGACGACAACGCGGGTGACGCTCTCCGACGGGCCGCTCTCCGTGTTTGACGAAGACGGCAGCGCCTTCATCATCCACACGAACCCCGACACCTATTGCCCCGAAGGCGAGGCGGCCGGCTGCGCAGGCGGTTCCCGAGCGGCCTGCGGCGTGATCACACCCTACCCCTAGGGCCCGCGCCTTCTATCCGTTCCGGGGGCCAGGGGCCGGGCTCAGAATCCCGAACCGGACGACTCCGAAACCGCCTCCTCCAGGCGTTCCACGTACGGCATGGCCGAGTCCAGGTTCCCGACGAACGGATCCCGGCCCGCGTCCTCGTTCCACTCGTACTCGGTGGCCTGGGCCAGCATCCGCGCGGCGTCCTGCCCGAAGAAGCGGGCGACGACGGCCAGACTCATGTCGATGCCGGCGGAGACGCCGGAGGAGGTCATCACGTGGCCGGCGTCGACCCAGCGGGCTTCCTTCACCCACTCGGTCTCGGGGCCGAAGCCGGCGATGTAGCTGAAGAAGGCCTTGTTCCCTGTCGCCGGCAGGCCGTCGAGGACGCCGGCCTTGGCGAGGATGGCCGAGCCGGTGCAGACGGAGGTGGTGAGCTGCACCTCGGCGGCGCGCTCAGCGATGAAGTCCAGCAACTGCTGGTTCTCGACTTCCCGGAGTGTGCCGATACCTCCCGGCACCATGATCACGTCGAGCGGCGGCGCGTCGTCGTAGCTGTACTGGGCCTCCACCTTCGGAGCCATCTCGGCCGGATAGGTCGTCGTGGTCAGCGCGACCGGACGAACGGAGTCCGCGATCAGGTGCACACGGATCAGACCCGGCCCGGCGTTGAGCCACATCTCGACCGGTCCGAAGACGTCGAGCGGCTCGGCGCCGTCGTACAGGACGACGCCGATGTCGAGCGGCGGGTCGTACGAGGGGGCTTCGGATTGCCCCGCGGCCGGGATGGCGAACACGGTCGCGAGGACGACAACGGTCGCGAACACTGAAGCAAGTTTCGTCATGCGGACCTCCCAGGAATCTCGGCCCGCTATGGTACTGGGGAGAGTCCCGCCAATCTGAGAGACCGGCAGCCAAACCGCGAGGGTTCGCCATGTTGAATCGACGCCGCTTCGCAACCCACCCCGTGCTCCTCGCTCCGCTCGCCCTGGCGATGGTCGCCCAGGGCTGCACCACCCAGGACTCCGGCGACTACCTGACACCCGAGCTGCGGCAACGTGTCGAGGCGCTGAAGCTGGAAGCGCCCGAGAGCACCGAAGACGTCGCCGTTCTAAGCGATCGGCTCGACACGCTGTGGCGGTGGTCGAACGCCTACTCACTCACCGGCGGACCGGTCCCCGACGTCTTCCCGCAGCTCCTCGCGAACGCGAACCGCTCGCTCCGGGGGCTCGGAGGCGGAGCGACGATTCCGGTGCCGCGGATCCCGGAGTTCATCCGCCTCTACACCCGGGAGTTCCAGATCAAGGACGAGTACCCGGGGGCGGTCGGCACGCTGACGCTCGACCCGCCCGGTCCCTTCCGCGCCGGCGACCGGGTGACGGTCCGGTTGACCTACACCGTGGGCACGCTCGGCATGGCGGAGGGCGGCGGTCTCCTGGTGCGTGGATCACGGACGGGCATCCAGGCCGAGGACCCGGCCGGCCCGAACTACGTCACGGTCGAAACGTCGAAACCGGCCGCGACGCTGACCTCCAGCGAGCCGTGGGGCGACTGGCTGGGGATGCACTTCCGCAACCGAAGCGGCCGGGTTCGCCCCGGCGTGCCGCGGTCCGTGCTGCAGTTCCGTCTGAGCGGTGCGTCGCTCGATGAAGGCGACACGGTCACCATCACCTACGGCGACACGTCCGGCGGCGGGTCAGGATTCGCACTGCAGGAGACCTCCAACGACCAGGTGATCCTGCACGTCTACGCCGACATCGAGGGCACGGGCGACCTGTTCCGACCGGCCTGGCCTTCGTTCGAGGTGCTGGGCCGGGACGAGGTCCGCTCCGTCAACGCCGTCGCCCCGTCGATCGTTGCGCCCGGCGAACCCTTCACCCTCGCCGTCCGCGCCGAGGACCGGTTGAAGAACCTGTCGTCCGGCGTCATGCCCGCGCTCGACGTGCTGCTGGACGGTGAGCCGTTCCGGACGATCGAGGCCGGCAGTCCGGCCATCTCGCTATTCGAGAACGTGAGCCTCGCCGAACCCGGCGTCTACCGCTTCTCCGTTCGGAACGAGGACGGAACGATCCGGGCGACCAGCAACCCCCTCCGCGTCGAAGACGATCCCGAAGCCCGCGTCTACTGGGGCGAGACGCACGGCCACACCGCCTTTGCCGAAGGCCAGGGCTCGCCGGACGGCTACTACCGCTTCGGCCGCGACGTCGCCCGGCTCGACTTCCTGAGCCTCTCCGAGCACGACATCTGGATGGACGACAGCGAGTGGCGGAGGCTGCAGGAGCTGGTCGAGGAGTACCGGATCGAAGGCGAGTTCACGACGATCCTCGGCTTCGAGTGGACGTCGCGGTCACCGCTCGGCGGGCACCACAACGTGTTCTTCCGCGACACGCCTGGCCGCAGCCGGGTTCCGAACCAGGAGGCGCCCCTCCTCGACGAACTGTACGCGGGGCTGCGAGCTCAGAACAGCAACAACGACGTGCTGGTCATCCCCCACGCCCACCAGCCCGCCGACTGGACGAACAGCGACCCCGACCTGGGGCGACTGGTCGAGATCCAGTCCGGCCACGGCACCTTCGACTGGTTCGGCAACAAGTACCTGCAGAACGGCTTCGAGGTCGGCTTCATCGGCGCATCCGACACTCACAACGGCCACCCCGGCTACACCGGGGCCGGCAACCGTCAACTGGGCGGTCTGGCCGCCGTCTACGCGCCCGAGAACAACGCTGACGCCATCTTCGGCGCGCTCCGCGACCGGGCCGCCTATGCGACAACCGGCGAGCGGATCCTCCTCGAGGCAACTCTCAACGGCACCCGCATGGGTACGCGCCAGGAGGACGCCGCGGTGCGCCGGATCGACTGCCGGGTCAGCGGCACGGCCCCGATCGACGCGATCGACGTGATCAAGAACGGCGCGATCGTCTACACCAGGAGATACCTGGAGAGCGCTCTGTCCGACGAATCGAGGGTGCAGATCACCTTCGAGTCGTCGACCGAGATCCACGGCGAGCGCACGCCCCCGCGCGGCGGCCGACCGTGGAGGGGAGCGATCCAGGTCGCCGGAGCCGAGCTGGTCGACTACGACGATCCCTGGTTCACGCAGCCCGCGACCTGGCGAACCGCCCGCAACGCGGAAGACCCCAACCGGATCGACTTCGATTTCCCGACCCGTGGGCGTCCGAAGTCACTCGTTCTCGAGTTGCGCGGCGCAAGCGCCGACACGGTCATCACCGTCGACATGGAGACGACGACCGAATCGCGCGGCTCGGGCGGCTACGTTCGCATCCCCCAGGAACTGCCGGCGAACACCGTGCGGTTCCGGCTCGGCGACCTGAAAGGCCAGGTCGAGCGACGCGAGTACCAGGTGCTGGAGCACACGGACGCGCTCTCGGCTCAGATCGTGACCGAGGGACGGGCCCTCGACCAGGAGTTCAGCTTCACCGACCAGGGCGAAGTCCGGCCCGGCGACTACTACTACCTCCGTGTGCGCCAGATCGACGGCAGCATGGCGTGGTCGAGCCCGTTCTGGGTGGGAGAGGCGTCGGGTTAGGGCGGTAGGCTCAGGGAAACGAACAAGGAGAACGGAGATGCGGAAGACCATCGCTCTCATCTGCGCACTGCTCGCCTCGGGCGCCGGCGCCGCCCTAGCGGCCGCAGACGACATTCCCCGCACGCCCAACGGCAAGCCCGACTTCACCGGCCGCTACGACATCCGCTCGCTGACGCCCTTCGAGCGCCGGCCCGAGCGGGGCGAGGAACTCGTCCTCAGCCCGGAGGAGGCGGCCGGGGTCGAAGCCAACCAGCGTCAGCGCGTCCTGGACGGCGACGCGGCCAGCGCCCCGGACAGGCCGCCACCGGAGAAGGGCGCCTTCATCGACCGCCAGAGCTACAACTACGCCTGGTTCGATCCAGGCCACACGATGTTCAGGATCGACGGCAAGTACCGAACGTCGATCCTGACGAACCCGCCGAACGGCCGGATGCCGCCGCTGACGGAAGAGGCTCAGAGGCATCGCGGCGCCCTGCCCAGGTTCATCTGGATGAACGACGACGGCACCGCCTGGTGGCTGGAGTCGGGCGACACACCCTTCGACAGCCCGGAGACGATGGTCCTGGGCGTCCGCTGCATCTACCAGCCCGGCGCTTCGATCCCGATTCGCACGATCTCCTACAACAACCTGAAGACCCTGGTGCAGACGGACGACTACCTGATGATCCACATCGAGTGGATGCACTGGACCCGCGTCGTGCGAATCGACGCGGAGCATTCGCCCGCGCCGTACCAGTCCTACTCCGGCGACTCGATCGGCCGTTGGGAAGGCGACACCCTGGTCGTCGAGACGACGAACTTCCGTCGCGAAGCGGCACCCCAGATGCTGCACGGCAGAGAGTCGGCCGGCGTGCCGCGCGGCGCGATGAAGGTCACGGAGCGCTTCAGCCCGATCGACGGCCAGTCGCTGCTCTACCAGTTCGAGGTCGAGGACGAGGAGTACACCGCGGCCTACGGCGGCGAGATGCCGTGGCCAAGGACCGACCAATACAACTACGAGTACGCCTGCCACGAAGGCAACTACTCGATGCTGGGACAGCTCAGGGGAGCACGCCAGCTCGAGAAGGAGTGGATCGCTGCCGGCAGGCCGGTGAAGGGCGGGGAGTAGGTCAGATCATGCTGTAGCCGGAGCCCTGTCGCTCCGTGCCGAGTCCCCGCCCCTTCTCGATCCAGCCGAACTCCTCCAGGATCGCCTGGCTGTAGGTGACCCGGCCGGTGACCCGGTCGAGCGGCTCGGTGGCGAGCAGCAGGGCCGCCTGGGCCATGATCTCGACGGTTTCCGCCTCGTTCGGGTCGCGTCCCTCCATCAGCCGGTGGTGGACGACGCCCGGCGTGGGGACAATCTGGGACGGGCTGTAGCAGGTCACCGAGACACCGTGCTCGTACACCTCGGAGGCGAGGCCCTGGGTGAAGCGCTCCAGGGCCGCCTTCTCGGCGCCGTACAGCGAGCCGCCCGCGAACTGCGGACCCTTGTAAGGGCCGCGGCCGGGGCCGATCGCCGCGCCCGAGGAAACGTTGACGATGCTGCCCGCGCCACGCTCGATCATCCCGGGCAGCACGAGCTTCGAGAGATAGAACGGCGCGTGGAAGTTGACCGCGGTCGAGCGGTGCCACTTGTTGATCGGGAAATCCACGACCGGGATGAAGTAGGTCAGGGCGGCGTTGTTGATCAGCACGTCGATGGGTCCGAGGACGTCGCGCACCTCGTTCACCAGGCGCTCGCAGTTCTCGTACTCGGAGACGTCGCAGGCGAAGGCGGTCGCGTCACCGCCGCCGGCCCGAATCTCTTCGATCGTCGTCTCGAGCGAACCGCCCAGGTAGTGCCCCCCCTCCGACAGCGTCCGCGCCGTGCAGGCGACTCGCGCGCCGTGCTCGGCGAACAGCTCGGCGATCGCCTTGCCGATGCCGCGGCTCGCTCCGGTGACCAGGGCTACCCTGCCGTCGAGCCTCTTCTCTGTCTGCGTCATTGAGCCTTCTCCTTCATCCGTCGTATGCGTCGCGGTACCGCTCGCGCAGCACGTTCTTCTGTACCTTCCCCATCGCGTTGCGCGGCAGCTCGTCGACCCAGT
Above is a window of Acidobacteriota bacterium DNA encoding:
- a CDS encoding dicarboxylate/amino acid:cation symporter — protein: MNTRAILIGLALGLGLGIAASATGSPALLWAAEAVEPLGQVFLRAIQMVVIPLVAAVVFVGVGRIGDLRKLGRLGGLAVGFFWATTLPAILIGMGVMSFALTFTAHVAPPTPAAELEPAGVGIVDFLVNLVPRNPVQVAADGALLSLLIFIVLLAAATTALPSEKQRTLTSFAEALGDALTKLMSWILWTAPVGVFGLAAPVIAKTGTAMLQNLAVFIVAVVVGLFILKGLVLLPLVWFLGGVPPWRFIPATVGTYTVGFTTTTSVGTLPMMLQEAKKLGLSERQYTLILPLAASINRPGSALFQSASLVFLAAMYGVPLDAGMIAAAVLAIFLAAMTVAPVPSASIVSLAPALDVVGVPLAGLAILLGIDRVPDVFRSAANVVCHMGAATTVDTMTRGDGDEPADGAEQPPLP
- a CDS encoding DJ-1/PfpI family protein, translated to MTKLASVFATVVVLATVFAIPAAGQSEAPSYDPPLDIGVVLYDGAEPLDVFGPVEMWLNAGPGLIRVHLIADSVRPVALTTTTYPAEMAPKVEAQYSYDDAPPLDVIMVPGGIGTLREVENQQLLDFIAERAAEVQLTTSVCTGSAILAKAGVLDGLPATGNKAFFSYIAGFGPETEWVKEARWVDAGHVMTSSGVSAGIDMSLAVVARFFGQDAARMLAQATEYEWNEDAGRDPFVGNLDSAMPYVERLEEAVSESSGSGF
- a CDS encoding SDR family NAD(P)-dependent oxidoreductase: MTQTEKRLDGRVALVTGASRGIGKAIAELFAEHGARVACTARTLSEGGHYLGGSLETTIEEIRAGGGDATAFACDVSEYENCERLVNEVRDVLGPIDVLINNAALTYFIPVVDFPINKWHRSTAVNFHAPFYLSKLVLPGMIERGAGSIVNVSSGAAIGPGRGPYKGPQFAGGSLYGAEKAALERFTQGLASEVYEHGVSVTCYSPSQIVPTPGVVHHRLMEGRDPNEAETVEIMAQAALLLATEPLDRVTGRVTYSQAILEEFGWIEKGRGLGTERQGSGYSMI
- a CDS encoding DUF3604 domain-containing protein, coding for MLNRRRFATHPVLLAPLALAMVAQGCTTQDSGDYLTPELRQRVEALKLEAPESTEDVAVLSDRLDTLWRWSNAYSLTGGPVPDVFPQLLANANRSLRGLGGGATIPVPRIPEFIRLYTREFQIKDEYPGAVGTLTLDPPGPFRAGDRVTVRLTYTVGTLGMAEGGGLLVRGSRTGIQAEDPAGPNYVTVETSKPAATLTSSEPWGDWLGMHFRNRSGRVRPGVPRSVLQFRLSGASLDEGDTVTITYGDTSGGGSGFALQETSNDQVILHVYADIEGTGDLFRPAWPSFEVLGRDEVRSVNAVAPSIVAPGEPFTLAVRAEDRLKNLSSGVMPALDVLLDGEPFRTIEAGSPAISLFENVSLAEPGVYRFSVRNEDGTIRATSNPLRVEDDPEARVYWGETHGHTAFAEGQGSPDGYYRFGRDVARLDFLSLSEHDIWMDDSEWRRLQELVEEYRIEGEFTTILGFEWTSRSPLGGHHNVFFRDTPGRSRVPNQEAPLLDELYAGLRAQNSNNDVLVIPHAHQPADWTNSDPDLGRLVEIQSGHGTFDWFGNKYLQNGFEVGFIGASDTHNGHPGYTGAGNRQLGGLAAVYAPENNADAIFGALRDRAAYATTGERILLEATLNGTRMGTRQEDAAVRRIDCRVSGTAPIDAIDVIKNGAIVYTRRYLESALSDESRVQITFESSTEIHGERTPPRGGRPWRGAIQVAGAELVDYDDPWFTQPATWRTARNAEDPNRIDFDFPTRGRPKSLVLELRGASADTVITVDMETTTESRGSGGYVRIPQELPANTVRFRLGDLKGQVERREYQVLEHTDALSAQIVTEGRALDQEFSFTDQGEVRPGDYYYLRVRQIDGSMAWSSPFWVGEASG
- a CDS encoding superoxide dismutase family protein, whose amino-acid sequence is MRTNCRKTTILPLTAFSLLSLGGAAGVSAQNLEEDFAAATAGATAAGRAVLYSCDIPTNRVGFGYLQERPSDEGVKAVDIYLRLYANTGITRGKHAVHIHETASCNPCGTAGGHFDPGPNSNTSPDGNHPFHAGDLTNMTLDRQGRGYHMVTTTRVTLSDGPLSVFDEDGSAFIIHTNPDTYCPEGEAAGCAGGSRAACGVITPYP